Genomic DNA from Lactuca sativa cultivar Salinas chromosome 8, Lsat_Salinas_v11, whole genome shotgun sequence:
ctctctctctctctctctatatatatatatatatatatatatatatatatatatatatatatatatatatatatatatgaaatttcaTTTGTCAAGCGATCAACTTATTCAGGATTCAACCTGCtataaattaaccatttaaaagatgatttagtaaacaataattattaaattaaaagagaaGTTAGAAACTACCTGATTAGTAGTTATGTGCTCCTAAAAAGATTATGAGTACCTTAATTGCCTTCCTTAGAAGAGACAATGAATGATTCTTAGAAATTAAAAACACCAAGGTCAATTATACTCCATAACTGTCTACATCAGATCAGAAATTAGAGGCTTATAATCAACGAAATAGATATACAATACTGCGATAATACAACATAAACCCCACTCCACCCAATCTTGATTCCAGAAAAGAACAAGGTCATATGATTTTGTTAGTATGATTTGATGAAGCTTCCCATAAAATAAATGCACTTGTTACATCCTTCATTATTTGGTTCGATAAACAAACCAATGAAAGTAAGTGTGTTGCTATTTTTATCAGGGTAAATGCTCAAAATAGCAACATATTTGTCTTATCAAAACATTACACACACAAACATACATTACTTTTAAAAGGCTATTCAatttagcattgtactttcaaaatatgatgctttaataagaaaaaaaaatttagaattaaaaaaaaaaaaaaggaatgaagttgaatcttttgtataaaaaaaatgcCATATTGGTCATTTTCCAGCAACTTTGGGcaaattttaacatattttgaCAACAGCTTTTTGAAAAATGTCCTCGCCACAATTTAATAATTTCGACGCCATACCATGGTTTCAGAATAAACATAAAAACAGTATCAAAAATTATCATTTGACACCATTTTTCAACAAAAAATGACTATATGTCACATGCATACATAGTCAACTATACACACATTCATTCTGTTAAGGATAAAAAAAAAAGCAattcaaaaaccaaaaagaaaaatagaaatattatacaCATATACATTACAGAAACTACCCTTTTAATGCAAAAAATGACAGAAATTACTGTTTAAAATGcagaaaattacaaaaattacCCATTAAATGCAGAAACTTACATAAATTATCATTTTAATGAAGaaaatttcttttacaaaaattaccctttaaatataaaataacagAAATAACCTTTCAAATGAAGAAATACCATAAATTATAACCCTACAAATGCAGAAAATGACAACAATAACCCTTTAAATGCAAAAAATGACTGGATTCAACTTTGACAATCGATGATTTTAACCATAACATGTTTTTGACCTTTTACAAGTTTTAGTCATATAAGAGAGCAAATAGATTGCAAATTCTCAAATCAAAGTGGTCCAATTTTCATTGCCAACTTATTCCCATATATATAGCCTGCCCTAAGTTGAAGGAAAAAAGTTAAATGTATTTTGACTACCAGTAAGTAGTACATAACAACATCTAAAATAGGAATGAGTTATCAACATTAAAATTCAAGGAAATAAGTTTAATGTAACAATATACTCCACAAATTCATACAGGTATGCATAACATCTCATATAAACCAGAAGTTGAAGGGCATTTAACAAATGGTCAAAATAGATTTTATTTTCACCCGGTACACTAAAATTTGATTCTTGGTCAGCTCTCATTTACTCTATTAATTATCTCATTTTCTTTATAATTCCTTAAATTATTACATTTGGGACAAGTCATCATAAACGACAACATGGGTTCAAGATTTGGCGACGATGCACCAAGTCATTCATAAAAAAATGACATACAATAAGGATGGAACAAGATTTAAAACTGTAAAATGTCTTTTCTATCCTTTTTATCTGTTAAATCTATTAGACCACTGAATAAGTTATTCTCATATGGGACAAATAAAGAAAGTGAATCATACATAATGGAATATAACGAAAGTGGAGGAGCTTCCAAATTTGTGTTTGTCGTCTGCAGGTTTTGTGTAATTCTTTTTTTATTACAACTTGGTGAAATTGTATACTTTTATGGCTTTGTTAAAATGCATTTTGGCATGCTATCAGCTGGCATTAAAAGATGAACTAAATGGATAGAGGTAACTTTTTTTTGCTCAATAattaaaactattaaaaaaatttaatatctTGATTGCATATGACCGGCATTAATTTTTAAGTATGTAAATTACATGCTTAAACTTGCATATTGACAAAAAATCCATAACTGCAGTTAATAAGTATATGTGATGCTTTTGGAATTCATCAGTCTGCTTCTAAGCAATTCGTTTTGACATTTACAAATCCAAAATTTGGGGGTTTGGCTTTTGATTCAATAAACTTAATCCAATTTTATTGGTATATTATAAATTGTAACTGCTGTTGTGAGCCTGAAATTGAAATGAATGCTTTGgtttattgtttttgttttcaTAGAAAACATAAATGTAGAAATTTCCAGTCTGATGCAATCAGCAATCTAATGATTTTTAAAAAACATTTCCTAGTTTAAGAGATAATAGTTACCATATAAGATATCACAATAAATTTGAAACGAATTcggataagaaaaaaaaataataaacatataagatttcaataaatatgaaatataatTACAAAAATAGATAAAATCATACGTAATTTAAGATAATAATCACCATATAAGATATCAATAAATTTGAAAAGAAGTgataagaaaaaaatataataaacatataagatttcaataaatatgaaaaattaaTAAACCATTGTCTTATTTAAAAAAAGATGATAAGGGTATTTTGATCTTTTTGCAAAAATAGGAGTTAATTGAATTTTAAAACCAATGTCAACATTTTCATTGAATTTTGTCTCATTTATAAAATGCcacaagaagaaaaaaaaaataagtctATACAATAAGTAGAGTCTTGAGGGTAAAATTGTCAATTACTATATTTTAACTAACCTCCAAGAATTGACACACCATTCTGGACTGTTTGAAAGCCAATACACCATGGTGTACCTTCATCATAACCACATGTGAAAAAAGTCAAACTTTTTGTTAACCAATCTTTAACCCACTCATAAATTTGTAAAAGAAGTGTAAATTTTGAGACAATTAAAGAACACTCACAACAGGATCCCCATGTACAAGGTAGTTTTTAGGTTTAAGAATCATGGAAGCACCACCAACAAACTTTAAGGAAACCTCAGGAAAAATCCCATTTATGCTGtttataagtaaaaaaaaaaagttcagtTAAATGTTCTTGAAATGAAATGAAAAGATCAAAAGGTCAAAAAGGATAAAACAGACATTTTGGAGGTACCTTGGTGTAACTAAATAACTTCCCCTTTGAGATGACAGGTGTTGTTAATTGTGAAACAGCAACAGTTATCTTCAATCAAGacgaaaaaaaaacacaaaattcaAATGCTTTTTTTAGAGAAATTTTAAGAAAAAGTTAAAGCTTACAGAATTAACAAAAGGGTCAAAAGCTTCTGCAACAAGGTATGTCAAAGTTGTTCCTGTATCAACAATGGTTCCTTGGTTATCTGATGTGGCGAAAGCTGTTGGGTCAATGGTCAACACCGTTGACCGAAATACATTGTAGATCAAGATTGTAATGAGGCCTGAAAGATCAAGATAATATAAGATTACAAGATAAGAAATTAACAATTACACTTCTGTTGTGGTTTCTgttgtataatcaaaataaaagttgcaaaatttgatatttcctaaaatacccttcaaTAATACGTACTGTGATGGGACAAGGGGACTATAAACCATAGTCAGGGCCAAAATATCACCAAGAACAAGCTTTCCACCACCCATTCCATATCCCTTTAAGCAATGTGAAAAGAATTGTGGAGTAATTCCTCTTGAAGACAATTGTGATACAATAGAAAGACCATTTTGCCCAAATCCAAAAATTCCATCGTTTGCTTTATCTGGTTTAGTCAAGCTACCTGATTGATAGGTGCTACACCTATTGCCAAACACCATTTGGCACATATAGAATCATTAGGTCGTGCATTTCTGGCAGATCAGGAAAGCTTGTTGCAGAAAAGATTAAAGTGGAGATAGCTTCGTGGCATTCCTCAGGGCATTCCCTACAGGTGATtgataattaatttaaattaaaatatcaaatgaaactttgaatTTCTAAAAAAGTAAATCTTTTACCTCTGTTCAGCCATGACTGAGAGATAATTTATAACATGATGACAGATTCTGCCCAGCATATAATTGTCCGATAAAACCAGGACGTTTTCTCCAAACCCGGGCTTTACGCGGGCAGAGTCTTGGCtcggaaactttacttctcgggattctcgaggcttcgggacttgctttagGTCTCgtgaatgatatcggggcttcgggggtaaatcttgcacgtaaaacgaggtaaaacgggagagagagggagaaagagGAAGAAATGAGCAACCAGATTCGGCAGCCCatgacttctatttataggggctgaaacccCGATTTACGTTGGACGTAAATACTGATTACGATGGGCGTAATGCCTCTACAAGcagtacgttggacgtactctTCAGATCGGACCGAATGTGTCATGACTTACGGACTCATGCACTCGAGTATTGGGTCAGGTCGATGTGGCtcattctgtgacatccccaaaatctcggccagaaaagaccgattttcatttatgcttttaaatattttcagagtaaatccttttgatttgaaagagttgcggaatttgttcccaaaaacaagacatgataaaacattgtttaccgaagcatttcataaaagaaatgtattttcattataatcaaaactcggggtgtcatgttccgatacagaccaataagcataaacgaatacattacaagtcatataacaaatataaacatatgcagacttgtaaacaaaacaacttgatggttcatccatctcatgcccttccgccactacctgtaatacaatttaaaactgagtgggtcaggcttgggagcctggtgagcatatagggtttccaacccacaataaatatcatatttaattttcaccaaccaacaataacccaattacccattcccgttattctcactttaatgtccctaaaacaactaacataagggacctagtctaagaatatttcatcggggcgacaacacatgcttcgggggtacctcagcaatataagtcaaataaggcaaccatgagggggatggagtacagcgaatgaacacccaagttcattaacacctacaggtggcgaacctgctaatgtttccacaagaccgtctagaatagccagtggtcgtcatctaaactccgctagatgactcaatcaaacaacaacgaggcctctcatctgtttattacacaccaactgtctacccatgttctacccaacatattagtagataaaaatatacatttgtatacatagtttaaagaaaacctgtatagcatgctttaatcaacacatatatcacataacagatgaggcacacacacacataacacatatctcataaagaaataagcagatctataagatagaagagagtgaatactcattcacacataacacaaccaaatatatacacatagcacgtatttttatataaaatacttcgtattattgtattagaagaaataactacacactcacactcataaacaacaatatacttaatacattcgaaccaaactcgtattattattgtgtttatgaaaggtagtatacactcacttgatcagaagatgatcggacagcactacggcttataaaagtagtattcctcagcagatctggaagatctccacaaaaatcgaacttctcgcgggcagagcttcgactcgggaaccgcacttctcgggatcttcgggatctcgggacttgcctcggggctagagtataataccgaggcttcgggatagcttcggcacgaaaaacgatgcaaaagactagagagaagagaagaaaatgaacaacaaagaaggctgtcttcggatcctttaaatagaggctggagcctcggagtacgcggggcgtacaggcgtacgcagcgcgtacgcgtccgaaatcgtcattgcatgcgtcatccgaagtgtcgacactatgctgagtacgcggtagcgtaacctcgtacgcggggcgtactccggatcacaccggtgactcggcttcggataatgcttccgattttgaattaaaaataaatataaaatgaataataaacttcggaaattcataacttcttcatacgaactccgttttcgatgttctttatatccacgcgaaggtgagaccacgctctacgactttcgtttagactccgtcggcaaattttgactttatttttattatttatttttaataggccgggacagaaactttcgttataaattcataacttcttcgtttgacgaccgttctcgcctaactttttatcgtttcaataccaacaatgagatcttcgattctcatttagattgcttcggctaacaaccgctcgatctcaaatcgagtaaaacaggttgtataccgctaagccggaacttcgataaatcataacttcctcatacgaagtcagatttgggcgttctatatatattcggaaacctcgtttcaactactacgacattaaccaaatatattaagtttattttacacttaaattttgacgcttatttttattcttaattaatcaaaccatataattaagcaattaagcacaaaacacataatactcaaataatataatcttattacttcaaaatgggttacaaggGTCAACCTAGACggttacattgctacaaatggcaagcccgaaacacaggcgttacacattCCGATGCATGCATAtctgtatgttgggcatactctcatttctcaaacttcaaaaattcgtatctttcgcatacgagctccgtttttgacgttttttatatccacgcgtaggtgagactatactctacaactttcgtttagactccatcagctaattttgactttatttttattatttatttttagtaggctgggacaggaaaaactccgttagaaattcataacttcttcatctgacgtccgttttcatctgtcttttcaccatcagactactatcgacgagatcttcgattctcgtttagattgtttcggccaaatatcactcgatctcaatttcgagatttgggttctatatcgctaagtcgaaacttagaagaatcataacttcctcatatgagagaaataacacttgtggtttattaatatattataagttctaatatattaatagtattatttaattagtattgatcaagaattaatttggaattaattaagtgatcaaaagataactaattaaatatatgagttgattatgtaaatcatctataacttgtatagtgggctaaaaggctcaatggattatcaagttgggataaacccagaggctccatgggagttacaaactcataggttatggaaatgaagagtcatgtcacattagggtttacatggtgtaaccctagatgtgacacactatataaaggacatcatactcaccaaaattggctacacactaAGAACAAGATAGGGCAAGCCGATGTATACAGATGTTATACATACTCTAAGGTTattcaaaagcatttggtgttatatgaagcatttgaggtgtaacgcccgggtttcagggctaaacatttttgtcaatgtaatagtccaGGTCAAcgattgtaactctttttgaaataataaagatgaaatatttgagtattatgtgaattatgtgtgtttatgtgtttattatttaattataatgtataattaataaggaattaaaaataagcgtcaaaataaaaatgtgagataagcccgatatctttatataaagttgtagtggtagaaacaaggatttcggggatataaggaacaccgaaatccgagttataacgaagaagttatgacccgtcgaagcgtaaatagtgaatttacgatagagcaagatttagccttagcgatctaaacgaaagtcgtagaatatgttaaacaaagaacatcgataaaaagaacgcccaaatctgacttcatatgaagaagttatgatttttcgaagtttcgagttaacagtgtacaacccgaaattcgaatattagatcgagcggtttttagacgACACAACctgaacaagaatcgaagatctcgttaagagtagcgtaacgagaaaaagatgggcgaaaacggatgtcggatgaaggagttatgaggatttaacggaccaatcctgtcccggcccgttaataatataaaatttaaaatcgagtcaaaattagccgacggagtctaaacgaaagttgtagagtacgttcccaccttcgcgtggatataaagaacgtcgaaaacggaggtcgtacgcaaaagttacgaatttttgaagttgtaactcgaaattgcgaagtctgttgcgagattgatgacgtggcgggttgtgggccgtccatcgctgatcagatctcgcttcggatcatgccatgAAGCCTCGCtattacgccccgcatacgaaGAAGCTAAGCCCCGCGTAACTTCGGTCTGATCCTTCTGAGATGAGTGCGAGACAGTTGGACCGGTGCTGGCATTCTTATCcgagactacgcccagcgtagctgctGGACGCCCAGCGTACCACCGAGGCTTCGCGCCTATAAAAGGGGTCCGAAGGCAGCCGGTTTTTCACACCAAAAATCaactctttctctcactactttctctctctaagtatcccaaacccccctaagccctagataaatcccctagcaccctaaggaagccccgaggctcccggagtcccgagaaaaaggagtctttcggtttcgaaacgctgctccaattaagttctggTTTTCGATAAGATTCGCTGTAAGTGtactacgcttacgcaatttttaatatagctttcaaataattataggaatgttattaggtccttaaaataattatttggctattattatgagttatattgagtgttattaacgcttatattataataataataataataataataataataataatactaataataataataataatagtcagactattaatttgtcgcggttatcgttaaactaaaccctagtggtgtcgatactaggttttatcgaagaaatatcgttttgagagtatcgaagcgctgtccgagtgctgagtcaccacctttcaagtgagtgcatagttactttcagcttacacatagatatggagtattttatataaattacgtgttatgtgtgcatattatctgaatacttgctatctatgctggatgaacgttttatacatgttttcaatgatttaaactgtatatgcattttatatctacaaaatgtgttgggtaaaacatatgtagatgtaatagttgctgtgtgactaaataaaataatgagaggcctcgttatagatgttattgatgatccagtcatctagcggagtatagatgacgaccacggactattctagacagtccagtggaacactagcaggctcgcaacctgtaggtgtttattcgaactgtgtgtttatttgaactgtgtgctcaccagatgtactccatcccccacatggttgccttaaggacatttattcctgaggaatccccttagcagtagtgtccgtcctgatgataatccttaggataggtcccttatgatagatgcttagggatgtaatgtgaggataacggaaacgggtaatcgggtttgtttaatttaatgaagttaataaacttatttattgtaggttgaaaaccctatgtgctcaccaggctcccaagcctgacccactcagttttatgtattacaggtagtggcgcttgagcatagatatgatgtttggacgagagattacggatataggcctgtagatatgaaatattgtagtaaggcttatattgtactgtttatgcttttgatatgtacgaacatgacatcccaagtcttttaatgaaatacatttctttggaaatgcttttgataaatctttatcatattttgttttgggacaaattccgcaacacttttatttaaaatgttactctgatttttaaacaaagcataaacaaactggccttttctggccgtgattttggggatgtcacagttggtatcagagcattagtttaagcgaactaggaatatggatttatttctagacttaaacttagaatgctaagcgatgattgtgaggtgtgagcacaagattattttaggaattgtgcctaaaatgcttttatgtgctaaatacttgtgcctgatatact
This window encodes:
- the LOC111905835 gene encoding aspartic proteinase nepenthesin-1-like; protein product: MCQMVFGNRCSTYQSGLITILIYNVFRSTVLTIDPTAFATSDNQGTIVDTGTTLTYLVAEAFDPFVNSITVAVSQLTTPVISKGKLFSYTKHKWDFS